In a genomic window of Cytobacillus sp. FSL H8-0458:
- a CDS encoding universal stress protein — MGMKYKNILVAVDGSTEAEWAFKKAIEITKRNNASLVLAHIIDTRTFATVEAYDRTIAERADRFATELMEKYKRTAMDAGIENVTYEVDYGSPKVKVPKDIARKHNVDLIICGATGMNAVERFIIGSVSEHITRYARCDVLVVRTDKEGE, encoded by the coding sequence ATGGGCATGAAGTATAAAAACATATTAGTCGCTGTAGATGGTTCAACGGAAGCAGAATGGGCATTTAAAAAGGCAATTGAAATTACGAAGCGCAATAACGCTTCTCTGGTATTGGCACATATCATTGATACCCGCACGTTCGCCACTGTTGAAGCCTATGACCGTACAATAGCTGAAAGGGCTGACCGTTTCGCAACTGAATTAATGGAAAAATACAAAAGGACGGCTATGGATGCAGGCATCGAAAATGTGACATATGAAGTCGATTATGGTTCCCCAAAAGTGAAGGTTCCAAAGGATATTGCCAGAAAGCACAATGTTGACCTGATTATTTGCGGTGCAACCGGCATGAACGCAGTTGAACGTTTCATCATCGGCAGTGTATCTGAACATATTACCCGCTATGCCCGCTGTGATGTCCTCGTAGTCAGAACGGATAAAGAAGGAGAATAG
- a CDS encoding metal-dependent hydrolase — protein sequence MKVSFHGHAVVKIESQGKTILIDPFITGNDLTDLKAEDQKPDVIIVTHGHGDHLGDTIELAKRNDSLVIANFELATYLEWQGVRAHGMSIGGGYNFDFGRVKLTPAFHGTGLETENQEIIYLGMPAGVLITLEGKTIYHAGDTGLFSDMKLIGDRHPIDLAFLPIGDNFTMGPDDAAYAAKLLGAKKVIPIHFNTFPPIRQDPHKFISMLEDGVGQVLEAGESIEL from the coding sequence TTGAAAGTATCATTTCATGGCCATGCTGTAGTAAAAATCGAATCACAGGGAAAAACCATCTTAATAGATCCTTTTATTACCGGGAATGATTTGACAGACTTAAAAGCTGAGGATCAGAAGCCAGACGTTATCATTGTCACCCATGGACATGGTGACCATCTCGGGGACACGATTGAACTGGCAAAGCGCAATGATTCTCTTGTCATTGCCAACTTTGAGCTTGCCACTTATCTTGAGTGGCAGGGAGTAAGAGCGCATGGAATGTCTATCGGCGGCGGATATAATTTTGACTTTGGAAGAGTGAAGCTGACACCTGCATTTCATGGAACAGGCCTCGAGACGGAAAATCAGGAAATCATCTACCTGGGAATGCCTGCCGGTGTGCTTATCACATTAGAAGGAAAAACCATTTATCATGCAGGGGATACAGGACTTTTCTCTGATATGAAGCTAATTGGCGACCGCCATCCTATCGATTTGGCATTTCTTCCGATTGGAGACAATTTTACGATGGGGCCGGATGATGCAGCATACGCAGCAAAACTCCTTGGCGCCAAGAAGGTTATTCCCATTCACTTCAACACCTTCCCGCCAATCAGGCAGGATCCCCATAAATTCATCAGCATGCTCGAAGATGGGGTCGGGCAGGTTCTCGAAGCAGGGGAATCAATCGAATTATAA
- a CDS encoding M24 family metallopeptidase: MNNRLQKLSQWMKENDIQVTFVTSPDNVFYLSGFLSDPHERLLGLAVFQEEEPFLVCPAMEKEDAKKAGWSHEIIGYSDIQNPWEFIQSSIHKRIGIVNKTAIEKEHMNVERYEAISGLFSGASFVSAEAKLRQLRMVKDEKELETIREACALADFAIETGCAEIQEGKTELDVLAAVEYALKKKGVNEMSFSTMVLTGANGASPHGTPGMTKIQKGDLVLFDLGVVWNGYCSDITRTVAYGDINDKQKEIYDTVLKAQLAAVEASKPGVTCADIDLTARNLIEEAGYGDYFPHRLGHGLGVSVHEYPSLTETNPLVLEEGMVFTIEPGIYVPGIAGVRIEDDLAVTADGVEILTKFPKELQIIK, translated from the coding sequence ATGAATAACAGATTGCAGAAACTGTCACAGTGGATGAAGGAAAATGATATACAAGTCACTTTTGTAACATCACCGGATAATGTTTTTTATTTAAGCGGCTTTTTAAGCGACCCTCATGAACGCTTGCTTGGACTGGCTGTTTTCCAGGAAGAAGAGCCATTCCTCGTATGTCCGGCTATGGAAAAAGAAGATGCCAAAAAAGCAGGCTGGAGCCATGAAATTATTGGCTACAGCGATATTCAAAACCCTTGGGAATTTATACAGTCATCCATACATAAAAGAATCGGAATAGTAAATAAAACAGCAATTGAAAAAGAGCATATGAATGTGGAGCGCTATGAAGCCATCTCCGGCCTGTTCAGCGGTGCTTCATTCGTTTCGGCAGAAGCAAAGCTTCGCCAGCTTCGAATGGTTAAAGATGAAAAAGAATTGGAAACCATTCGCGAAGCATGTGCACTGGCAGATTTTGCGATTGAAACAGGCTGTGCCGAGATCCAGGAAGGAAAAACTGAACTGGATGTTCTGGCTGCTGTAGAGTACGCGTTAAAGAAAAAAGGCGTTAATGAAATGTCTTTTTCTACCATGGTCCTGACGGGGGCTAACGGAGCTTCCCCTCATGGCACACCAGGTATGACAAAGATTCAAAAAGGGGACTTAGTCCTGTTTGACCTCGGAGTTGTCTGGAATGGTTACTGCTCAGATATTACAAGAACTGTAGCTTACGGTGATATCAATGATAAACAGAAAGAAATTTATGATACGGTCTTAAAAGCTCAGCTTGCAGCGGTGGAAGCGAGCAAGCCGGGAGTCACTTGCGCAGATATTGACCTGACAGCAAGAAACCTGATAGAAGAAGCCGGCTACGGCGACTATTTCCCGCATCGATTGGGTCATGGGCTGGGTGTGAGTGTGCATGAGTACCCTTCATTAACAGAAACAAACCCGCTTGTGCTTGAAGAAGGTATGGTCTTCACCATCGAACCGGGTATCTATGTACCAGGTATTGCCGGAGTGAGGATTGAAGATGACCTTGCTGTAACAGCAGACGGAGTAGAAATTTTGACCAAGTTCCCGAAAGAACTTCAGATTATTAAATAG
- the ald gene encoding alanine dehydrogenase: MRIGVPKEVKNNENRVAMTPAGIMNLIQFGHEVFIETGAGIGSGFSDSDYMSAGAHIVQTAEEAWAMEMVMKVKEPIQSEYVYFREGLILFTYLHLAAEPDLTSALINKKVAGIAYETVQLPSRTLPLLTPMSEVAGRMAAQVGAQFLEKIHGGKGILLSGVPGVQRGNVTIIGGGVAGTNAAKMAIGLGAKVTLIDLNPDRLRQLDDIFGREVTTLISNPYNIAEAVKDSDLVIGAVLIPGAKAPKLVTEEMIKTMSQGSVIVDIAIDQGGIFETTDRITTHDHPTYEKHGVVHYAVANMPGAVPRTSTLALTNVTVPYAVQIANKGYKQACLDNEALLKGVNTLNGYVTYKAVAEAHSLDYSDARTQLEQQ; this comes from the coding sequence ATGCGTATCGGAGTACCAAAAGAAGTAAAAAACAATGAAAACAGGGTTGCCATGACTCCTGCCGGTATCATGAATCTTATCCAATTTGGCCATGAAGTCTTTATAGAAACGGGTGCCGGGATCGGATCGGGCTTTTCTGACAGCGACTATATGAGTGCAGGCGCACATATTGTTCAGACTGCGGAAGAGGCATGGGCTATGGAAATGGTCATGAAGGTAAAGGAGCCGATACAGAGCGAATATGTTTATTTTCGGGAAGGGTTAATTCTCTTTACATATTTGCATTTGGCTGCTGAACCTGATTTGACAAGTGCTTTAATAAATAAAAAGGTTGCAGGCATTGCTTATGAAACAGTCCAGCTTCCCAGCAGGACTTTGCCTTTATTGACTCCAATGAGTGAAGTAGCCGGAAGAATGGCAGCTCAGGTAGGAGCACAGTTCCTTGAAAAAATACATGGCGGGAAGGGAATCCTGCTATCGGGGGTCCCGGGTGTACAGCGTGGGAATGTTACTATAATCGGCGGCGGGGTAGCTGGGACTAATGCTGCAAAGATGGCAATTGGTCTTGGTGCCAAGGTGACCCTGATCGATTTGAATCCAGATCGCCTTCGGCAGCTTGATGATATCTTTGGAAGAGAAGTAACAACTTTAATTTCAAATCCTTATAATATCGCTGAAGCTGTTAAGGATTCAGATCTTGTCATTGGAGCTGTACTGATTCCGGGTGCTAAAGCTCCTAAGCTTGTGACGGAGGAAATGATCAAAACGATGAGCCAGGGTTCTGTTATCGTGGATATCGCAATTGATCAGGGAGGGATTTTTGAAACAACCGATCGAATCACTACCCATGACCATCCCACATATGAAAAACATGGTGTCGTTCATTATGCGGTAGCCAATATGCCGGGGGCAGTTCCAAGAACATCAACTCTCGCACTGACAAACGTGACGGTACCTTATGCAGTTCAAATAGCAAATAAAGGCTACAAACAAGCATGTCTGGATAATGAGGCATTATTAAAGGGAGTCAATACATTAAATGGCTACGTGACATACAAGGCGGTAGCTGAGGCCCATAGCCTTGACTATTCAGATGCGAGAACACAACTAGAGCAGCAATAG